CTCCGGGCCGCCTCCAGAAAGAGCCCGTCGGTGGCCCGCACCACGTTGGCCTTGTGCACCACCGTCACCCGCTTGCGCCCATGGTCTCGGGCAAACTGGAATGCGGCACGGATGATGCGCTCCGAGCCATTGCGGGAATTGATCTTGCAGGAAATGGCGAACTGGTCCGAAGCCAGCCCCTTGAAGGGAACAAAGGCGGGCGAGATCTCGTCCAGCAGACGGGAGAGGCTCTGGGGAACCGGGTGAAATTCCACCCCGGCATAGAGGTCCTCGGTATTCTCACGGAAGATGACCAGATCGATCCCCTCTCGGGTGTTGATGGGGTTTCCGGCAAAAGCACGACAGGGCCGCAAGCAGACGTAAAGATCGAAGAGCTGCCGCATGCGAACGATGGGAGAGCGATAGACCAGCCCTTGGTCCCGAAGTTCCGGCGCCAGCTCCTGCCCGGCTTCTCGGGCCGGCTTGGAGGTAATGGCCCCGAACAGGGCTGCATCCACCTGTTTCAGCAGTTCCATGGTGCGGGCGGGGAGTGGGTCGCCTTCCTGACACCAGAAATCCCAGCCAATGTCGCCCGGGAGATACTCCGCATCCAGCTCCAGCCGATCCAGCACGATTCTGGCGGCCCGCAGGACCTCCCCGCCCACGCCGTCTCCCGGCAGCCAGGCAATCCTGTATTTGGCCATGCAGCTTCCTCCTTGAGCAGGACGATCCGTTCAGGGGCAGAAGAAACGCCCACCCTAATATACTATTATAATAGTAGATACCCTTTGGATGCTTGGGCGCAAAGACGGTTCCATAAAACAATATACTATAATAATAGTATTAAAGTCTCCCCGGTACGCTGCTCGACCCGCGGCCGGGCCACACCATCCTACTATAAATATAGTTTATATGGTCTTCTCCCGGCCCGCAGTTCTCCGGCTTCAGTCCAGAAACCGTTCAACACCCACCTTGTCCAGGGGAATGCGGGGCTTGCGGCCCAGGACCAGGTCCACCAGCACTTTCGCGGTGGCCGGCGCCTGCATGATGCCGGAGCTGGAATGGCCGGCGGCCCATAGGAATCCGGCGCTAGCTCGGGGGTCCGGACCGATAACGGGCAAGGCGTCGGGACTGGCCGGTCTCAGTCCGGTCCAGATATCCAGCATGGCCCGGTCCATGAGCCCCGGAAGAACCGTGCTGACCACCCCTGCCAGATAGTCCAGACCCTCCGGCGTGATTTGCCTGCGGAACCCGATCTCCTCATGAGT
Above is a genomic segment from Acidobacteriota bacterium containing:
- a CDS encoding isocitrate/isopropylmalate dehydrogenase family protein, whose translation is MAKYRIAWLPGDGVGGEVLRAARIVLDRLELDAEYLPGDIGWDFWCQEGDPLPARTMELLKQVDAALFGAITSKPAREAGQELAPELRDQGLVYRSPIVRMRQLFDLYVCLRPCRAFAGNPINTREGIDLVIFRENTEDLYAGVEFHPVPQSLSRLLDEISPAFVPFKGLASDQFAISCKINSRNGSERIIRAAFQFARDHGRKRVTVVHKANVVRATDGLFLEAARRIAAEYPDIPWDHANVDAMAMWLLKNPLNYDVLVAPNLFGDIVSDLCAQMVGGLGFACSGNIGDRLAVFEPTHGSAPKYVGQSKVNPIATILAAKMMLDYLSEDRKSQRLEEAVAEVIREGRVRTYDMGGASTTFQMAEAIAGKL